In Liquorilactobacillus hordei DSM 19519, the following proteins share a genomic window:
- a CDS encoding LamB/YcsF family protein — protein sequence MTKIDLNSDLGESFGRYNLGKDKEIIQLVTSVNIACGFHASDPDVMAKTVALAEEAGVGIGAHPGYPDLQGFGRRNMLLQPAEVEHLITYQVGALQAFTSSKKLHHVKPHGALYNMAAKDYELSLAICHAIKSIDPDLPIYALAGSKTVQAAETVGIRCVQEVFGDRNYLPDGNLVPRSEANAVITDPAEVAAHVLEMVKNQAVTAIDGSTVPLQADSICVHGDNAAALAIVANLRETLQQNKIKLQAF from the coding sequence GTGACAAAAATTGATTTAAACAGTGATTTAGGTGAGAGCTTTGGTCGCTATAATCTAGGAAAAGACAAGGAAATTATTCAACTAGTAACTTCCGTTAATATTGCATGTGGTTTCCACGCCAGTGATCCTGACGTGATGGCTAAAACTGTCGCCTTAGCTGAAGAAGCGGGTGTCGGGATTGGGGCACATCCCGGTTATCCTGACTTGCAAGGGTTTGGTAGACGAAATATGCTATTGCAACCTGCAGAAGTTGAACATCTAATAACTTATCAAGTTGGAGCACTTCAGGCTTTTACATCTTCAAAGAAACTCCATCATGTCAAGCCTCATGGGGCACTTTATAATATGGCAGCTAAGGACTATGAACTCTCATTAGCAATCTGTCATGCAATTAAGTCTATCGATCCAGACCTTCCAATCTATGCTCTTGCAGGTAGCAAAACAGTCCAAGCAGCAGAAACTGTTGGCATACGTTGCGTACAAGAAGTGTTCGGTGATCGAAATTATTTGCCTGATGGTAATCTAGTACCCAGAAGTGAAGCAAATGCTGTTATTACTGACCCCGCAGAAGTTGCTGCACATGTACTTGAAATGGTAAAGAATCAAGCAGTAACTGCGATTGACGGCTCAACCGTACCACTACAAGCTGATTCTATCTGTGTCCATGGTGATAATGCAGCAGCATTGGCGATTGTCGCTAATCTCCGTGAAACACTTCAGCAAAATAAAATTAAGCTTCAGGCTTTTTAA